One genomic segment of Protaetiibacter intestinalis includes these proteins:
- the atpA gene encoding F0F1 ATP synthase subunit alpha, with product MADITISPDEIRDALRDFVAGYQPGAAATTEVGTVVDAADGIAHVEGLPGAMANELLRFADGTLGLALNLDENEIGVIVLGEFTGIEEGQEVTRTGEVLSSPVGDGFLGRVVDPLGNPIDGLGEIKAEGRRALELQAPGVMQRKSVHEPLQTGIKAIDAMIPVGRGQRQLIIGDRQTGKTAIAIDTIINQKANWDSGDVDKQVRCIYVAIGQKGSTIAAVKGALEDAGAMEYTTIVAAPASDPAGFKYLAPYTGSAIGQHWMYGGKHVLIIFDDLSKQAEAYRAVSLLLRRPPGREAYPGDVFYLHSRLLERCAKLSDELGAGSMTGLPIIETKANDVSAYIPTNVISITDGQIFLQSDLFNANQRPAVDVGISVSRVGGDAQVKSIKKVSGTLKLELAQYRALEAFALFASDLDATSRRQLERGARLTELLRQPQYSPFPVEQQVVSIWAGTKGKLDSIPVEDVLRFESELLDHLGRNTKVLDTLRDTNVLDDATEAELEKAVDAFLVEFQPGGGVDLDAPGHEEFAATEVEDVNQERIVKGKR from the coding sequence ATGGCAGACATCACGATCAGTCCCGACGAGATCCGCGACGCCCTCCGCGACTTCGTCGCCGGCTACCAGCCCGGCGCCGCGGCGACCACCGAGGTCGGCACCGTCGTGGACGCGGCCGACGGCATCGCCCACGTCGAGGGTCTCCCCGGCGCCATGGCCAACGAGCTGCTCCGCTTCGCGGACGGCACGCTCGGCCTCGCGCTCAACCTCGACGAGAACGAGATCGGTGTCATCGTGCTCGGCGAGTTCACCGGCATCGAGGAGGGCCAGGAGGTCACCCGGACCGGCGAGGTGCTCTCCTCGCCCGTCGGCGACGGCTTCCTCGGCCGCGTGGTCGACCCGCTCGGCAACCCGATCGACGGCCTCGGCGAGATCAAGGCCGAGGGCCGCCGCGCCCTCGAGCTCCAGGCACCCGGCGTCATGCAGCGCAAGTCGGTGCACGAGCCGCTGCAGACCGGCATCAAGGCCATCGACGCGATGATCCCCGTCGGCCGCGGCCAGCGTCAGCTCATCATCGGCGACCGCCAGACCGGCAAGACGGCGATCGCGATCGACACGATCATCAACCAGAAGGCCAACTGGGACTCGGGCGACGTCGACAAGCAGGTGCGCTGCATCTACGTCGCCATCGGCCAGAAGGGCTCGACCATCGCCGCGGTGAAGGGCGCCCTCGAGGACGCCGGCGCCATGGAGTACACGACGATCGTCGCGGCCCCGGCGTCCGACCCCGCCGGCTTCAAGTACCTCGCCCCCTACACCGGCTCGGCCATCGGCCAGCACTGGATGTACGGCGGCAAGCACGTGCTGATCATCTTCGACGACCTGTCGAAGCAGGCCGAGGCCTACCGCGCCGTGTCGCTCCTGCTGCGTCGCCCGCCGGGCCGCGAGGCCTACCCCGGCGACGTCTTCTACCTGCACTCGCGTCTGCTCGAGCGTTGCGCCAAGCTCTCCGACGAGCTGGGCGCCGGCTCGATGACCGGCCTGCCGATCATCGAGACCAAGGCGAACGACGTCTCGGCGTACATCCCGACCAACGTGATCTCGATCACCGACGGCCAGATCTTCCTGCAGTCCGACCTGTTCAACGCCAACCAGCGTCCCGCGGTCGACGTCGGCATCTCGGTCTCGCGCGTCGGCGGTGACGCCCAGGTCAAGTCGATCAAGAAGGTCTCGGGAACGCTCAAGCTCGAGCTCGCCCAGTACCGTGCGCTCGAGGCGTTCGCGCTGTTCGCCTCCGACCTCGACGCGACGAGCCGTCGCCAGCTCGAGCGTGGCGCCCGCCTCACGGAGCTGCTGCGTCAGCCGCAGTACTCGCCGTTCCCCGTCGAGCAGCAGGTCGTCTCGATCTGGGCCGGCACGAAGGGCAAGCTCGACAGCATCCCGGTGGAGGACGTGCTGCGCTTCGAGTCGGAGCTGCTCGACCACCTCGGTCGCAACACGAAGGTGCTCGACACCCTCCGCGACACGAACGTGCTCGACGACGCGACCGAGGCCGAGCTCGAGAAGGCGGTCGACGCCTTCCTCGTCGAGTTCCAGCCCGGCGGCGGTGTCGACCTCGACGCCCCCGGCCACGAGGAGTTCGCGGCGACGGAGGTCGAGGACGTCAACCAGGAGCGCATCGTGAAGGGCAAGCGCTGA
- the atpD gene encoding F0F1 ATP synthase subunit beta has product MATATKKAPASEAPAAGGVGRIARVTGPVVDIEFPHDAIPDIYNALQTEITLSGETTTLTLEVAQHLGDDLVRAIALKPTDGLVRGQEVRDTGGPISVPVGDVTKGKVFNVTGEVLNAAPGEKIEITERWGIHRKPPAFDQLESKTQLFETGIKVIDLLTPYVQGGKIGLFGGAGVGKTVLIQEMIQRVAQDHGGVSVFAGVGERTREGNDLIHEMEDAGVFDKTALVFGQMDEPPGTRLRVALSALTMAEYFRDVQKQDVLLFIDNIFRFTQAGSEVSTLLGRMPSAVGYQPNLADEMGVLQERITSTRGHSITSLQAIYVPADDYTDPAPATTFAHLDATTELSREIASKGLYPAVDPLTSTSRIMDPRYLGEDHYRVATSVKAILQKNKELQEIIAILGVDELSEEDKITVSRARRIQQFLSQNTYMAKKFTGVEGSTVPLRDTIESFDAIVRGDFDHVAEQAFFNVGPISDVEAKWAQLQKENG; this is encoded by the coding sequence ATGGCTACCGCTACCAAGAAGGCACCGGCGTCGGAGGCTCCCGCTGCGGGCGGCGTCGGACGCATCGCGCGCGTCACGGGTCCCGTCGTCGACATCGAGTTCCCGCACGACGCGATCCCCGACATCTACAACGCGCTGCAGACCGAGATCACCCTGAGCGGTGAGACGACGACGCTGACGCTCGAGGTCGCCCAGCACCTCGGCGACGACCTCGTGCGTGCGATCGCCCTGAAGCCGACCGACGGTCTCGTCCGCGGCCAGGAGGTGCGCGACACCGGCGGCCCCATCTCGGTTCCCGTGGGCGACGTCACCAAGGGCAAGGTCTTCAACGTCACCGGTGAGGTGCTGAACGCGGCCCCCGGCGAGAAGATCGAGATCACCGAGCGTTGGGGCATCCACCGCAAGCCCCCGGCATTCGACCAGCTTGAGTCGAAGACCCAGCTCTTCGAGACCGGCATCAAGGTCATCGACCTGCTCACCCCGTATGTGCAGGGTGGCAAGATCGGCCTCTTCGGCGGCGCGGGCGTCGGCAAGACCGTCCTCATCCAGGAGATGATCCAGCGCGTCGCGCAGGACCACGGTGGTGTGTCGGTGTTCGCCGGTGTCGGCGAGCGCACCCGTGAGGGCAACGACCTCATCCACGAGATGGAGGACGCGGGCGTCTTCGACAAGACCGCCCTCGTCTTCGGCCAGATGGACGAGCCCCCGGGGACGCGTCTGCGCGTCGCCCTCTCGGCGCTCACCATGGCCGAGTACTTCCGCGACGTGCAGAAGCAGGACGTGCTGCTGTTCATCGACAACATCTTCCGCTTCACGCAGGCGGGTTCCGAGGTGTCGACGCTGCTCGGCCGCATGCCCTCCGCGGTGGGCTACCAGCCGAACCTCGCCGACGAGATGGGTGTGCTCCAGGAGCGCATCACCTCGACGCGCGGCCACTCGATCACCTCGCTGCAGGCGATCTACGTGCCGGCCGACGACTACACCGACCCGGCGCCGGCGACCACCTTCGCGCACCTCGACGCGACGACCGAGCTCTCGCGTGAGATCGCGTCGAAGGGTCTGTACCCGGCCGTCGACCCGCTCACCTCGACCTCGCGCATCATGGACCCCCGCTACCTGGGCGAGGACCACTACCGCGTGGCCACCTCGGTGAAGGCGATCCTCCAGAAGAACAAGGAACTCCAGGAGATCATCGCGATCCTCGGTGTCGACGAGCTCTCCGAAGAGGACAAGATCACCGTCTCGCGCGCCCGCCGCATCCAGCAGTTCCTCTCCCAGAACACCTACATGGCGAAGAAGTTCACCGGTGTCGAGGGATCGACCGTGCCGCTGCGCGACACCATCGAGTCGTTCGACGCGATCGTGCGCGGCGACTTCGACCACGTCGCCGAGCAGGCCTTCTTCAACGTCGGCCCGATCTCGGACGTCGAGGCGAAGTGGGCGCAGCTGCAGAAGGAGAACGGCTGA
- a CDS encoding F0F1 ATP synthase subunit B, which yields MQTAFILAAAEPEDGGESHSILIPELPDLIWGSIAFLVVLVVVIWKVLPAINKALDERREAIEGGIERASRAEAAAEAKKGEYEQALADARTEAARIREQARTDGAAILAELKEQAQAEAARVIANAQVQIEAERAAALVSLRGEVGSLALDLASGVIGESLTDDKRASALVDRFLADLEASEKAAK from the coding sequence ATGCAGACCGCATTCATCCTCGCCGCTGCCGAGCCGGAGGACGGTGGCGAGAGCCACAGCATCCTCATCCCGGAGCTGCCCGACCTGATCTGGGGCTCGATCGCCTTCCTGGTCGTGCTCGTGGTGGTCATCTGGAAGGTGCTCCCGGCGATCAACAAGGCGCTCGACGAGCGTCGTGAAGCCATCGAGGGCGGCATCGAGCGCGCATCGCGCGCCGAGGCGGCAGCCGAGGCGAAGAAGGGCGAGTACGAGCAGGCGCTCGCCGACGCCCGCACCGAGGCCGCCCGCATCCGCGAGCAGGCCCGCACCGACGGCGCCGCGATCCTCGCGGAGCTCAAGGAGCAGGCGCAGGCCGAGGCTGCCCGCGTGATCGCGAACGCCCAGGTGCAGATCGAGGCCGAGCGCGCCGCAGCGCTCGTCTCGCTGCGCGGCGAGGTCGGCTCGCTCGCGCTCGACCTCGCGTCGGGTGTGATCGGTGAGAGCCTCACCGACGACAAGCGCGCCTCCGCGCTCGTCGACCGGTTCCTCGCCGACCTCGAAGCCAGCGAGAAGGCGGCCAAGTAA
- a CDS encoding F0F1 ATP synthase subunit gamma, with the protein MGAQLRVYRQKIRSAQTTKKITRAMELIAASRIQKALQRVSASTPYARAVTRAVSAVATYSNVGHVLTTEPETIHRAAVLVFTSDRGLAGAFNANVLRASEELTTLLTEQGKEVVHFVVGRRGVSYFNFRKRTPERAWIGDTDAPSFATAQEIGEEIVARFVQSTAEGGVDEIHIVYNRFVSMLTQEPEVVRLLPLEVVEGVEEPGGAEVFPLYEFEPEPEKVLDALLPVYIESRIFNALLQSAASKQAATQKAMKSASDNADKLIRDYTRLANNARQAEITQQISEIVGGADALGSAK; encoded by the coding sequence ATGGGAGCCCAGCTTCGGGTCTACCGGCAGAAGATCCGCTCTGCCCAGACGACCAAGAAGATCACCCGTGCCATGGAGCTGATCGCGGCGAGCCGCATCCAGAAGGCGCTCCAGCGGGTGTCGGCGTCGACGCCGTACGCCCGTGCGGTGACGCGCGCCGTCTCGGCGGTGGCCACGTACTCGAACGTGGGCCACGTGCTCACGACCGAGCCGGAGACGATCCACCGCGCCGCGGTGCTCGTCTTCACCTCCGACCGGGGGCTCGCCGGTGCGTTCAACGCGAACGTGCTGCGGGCGAGCGAGGAGCTCACCACCCTGCTCACCGAGCAGGGCAAGGAGGTCGTGCACTTCGTCGTCGGCCGCCGCGGGGTGAGCTACTTCAACTTCCGCAAGCGCACCCCGGAGCGCGCCTGGATCGGCGACACCGACGCGCCGAGCTTCGCGACCGCGCAGGAGATCGGCGAGGAGATCGTCGCCCGCTTCGTGCAGTCGACGGCCGAGGGCGGCGTGGACGAGATCCACATCGTCTACAACCGCTTCGTCTCGATGCTCACCCAGGAGCCCGAGGTGGTGCGTCTGCTGCCGCTCGAGGTCGTGGAGGGCGTCGAGGAGCCGGGTGGCGCCGAGGTGTTCCCGCTCTACGAGTTCGAGCCGGAGCCCGAGAAGGTGCTCGACGCGCTGCTCCCCGTGTACATCGAGAGCCGCATCTTCAACGCGCTGCTGCAGTCCGCCGCCTCCAAGCAGGCCGCGACGCAGAAGGCGATGAAGTCGGCATCCGACAATGCGGACAAGCTCATCCGCGACTACACCCGCCTCGCGAACAACGCGCGTCAGGCGGAGATCACCCAGCAGATTTCCGAGATCGTGGGCGGCGCTGACGCCCTCGGTTCGGCGAAGTAA
- a CDS encoding F0F1 ATP synthase subunit delta: protein MGSATRSALATAKAALDAEKGTTLATGEELLAAARALAGSPQLRAVLADPAIPGAEKSKLISAAFARVGAGAGRLLAVVAESRWSSSDELVAGVEELGIRAIAGADAADSIEQELFSVGRVIGSDAELELALGSKLGDPAAKGRLVEKLLAGKASPATTAILAHLVQSPRGRRIGELISLAARIVSDTAGRLVATVTTAVALSDAQVKRLGAALAAQYGREVLIDVVLDPAVLGGIRVQVGDEVVDGTVSSRLSDLRLQLAG, encoded by the coding sequence ATGGGAAGCGCGACCCGCAGCGCCCTCGCCACCGCGAAGGCGGCGCTCGACGCCGAGAAGGGCACCACGCTCGCGACCGGTGAGGAGCTCCTCGCCGCCGCCCGTGCCCTCGCCGGCTCGCCGCAGTTGCGGGCCGTGCTCGCCGACCCCGCCATCCCGGGTGCCGAGAAGTCGAAGCTCATCTCCGCCGCGTTCGCGCGCGTCGGCGCCGGGGCGGGCCGTCTGCTCGCCGTCGTCGCCGAGAGCCGCTGGTCGAGCTCCGACGAGCTCGTCGCGGGCGTCGAGGAGCTCGGCATCCGTGCGATCGCGGGCGCCGATGCGGCCGACTCGATCGAGCAGGAGCTGTTCTCGGTGGGCCGCGTGATCGGCTCCGACGCCGAACTCGAGCTCGCGCTCGGCAGCAAGCTCGGCGACCCGGCCGCCAAGGGCCGACTCGTCGAGAAGCTGCTCGCCGGCAAGGCCTCGCCCGCGACGACCGCGATCCTCGCGCACCTCGTGCAGAGTCCGCGCGGACGCCGCATCGGCGAGCTGATCTCGCTCGCGGCCCGGATCGTCTCGGACACCGCCGGCCGGCTCGTCGCGACGGTCACGACCGCGGTCGCGCTGTCCGACGCCCAGGTGAAGCGGCTCGGCGCCGCCCTCGCCGCGCAGTACGGCCGTGAGGTGCTCATCGACGTCGTGCTCGACCCCGCGGTGCTCGGCGGGATCCGTGTGCAGGTCGGCGACGAGGTCGTCGACGGCACCGTGTCCTCGCGGCTCAGCGACCTCCGACTCCAGCTCGCCGGCTGA